The following proteins are encoded in a genomic region of Bradyrhizobium sp. SK17:
- a CDS encoding metallophosphoesterase produces MSGHDHNHHDEEKGVSRRKVLECMTWAGTGVLWTVTGGVPHSLGIVGSAKAAEATGMTFMQISDSHVGFDKPANPNAIGTLEEAINKVRAMPVKPSFMIHTGDITHLSKASEFDDADRIISQAKLDVHYVPGEHDFIDEEVKLYKERYGKGTKGPGYYSFDAGGVHFVGLVNVVDLKGGGLGNIGNEQLEWLENDLKGRSKSTPIVLFAHIPLWTVYPQWGWGTEDGARALEYVKGFGSVTVLNGHIHQVMQKVEGNVTFHTARSTAFPQPAPGAAPSPGPMKVEDAKLRSMLGVASINFKQNSQPLAIIDTPLQG; encoded by the coding sequence ATGAGCGGACACGATCACAATCACCACGATGAGGAGAAAGGCGTCAGCCGACGCAAGGTGCTGGAATGCATGACCTGGGCCGGCACCGGCGTGCTCTGGACCGTCACCGGCGGCGTGCCGCATTCGCTCGGCATCGTCGGCTCCGCCAAGGCTGCGGAAGCCACCGGCATGACCTTCATGCAGATCAGTGACAGCCATGTCGGCTTCGACAAGCCGGCCAACCCGAACGCCATCGGCACGCTGGAAGAGGCCATCAACAAGGTCCGCGCGATGCCGGTCAAGCCGTCCTTCATGATCCACACCGGCGATATCACGCATCTGTCCAAGGCGTCGGAGTTCGATGACGCCGATCGCATCATCTCGCAGGCCAAGCTCGACGTGCATTACGTGCCGGGCGAGCACGACTTCATCGACGAAGAGGTCAAGCTCTACAAGGAGCGCTATGGCAAGGGCACCAAGGGCCCGGGCTACTATTCGTTCGACGCCGGCGGGGTCCACTTCGTCGGCCTCGTCAACGTCGTCGACCTCAAGGGCGGCGGCCTCGGCAATATCGGCAACGAGCAGCTCGAATGGCTGGAGAACGACCTCAAGGGCCGCTCGAAGTCGACCCCGATCGTGCTGTTCGCCCACATCCCGCTGTGGACGGTCTATCCGCAATGGGGCTGGGGCACCGAGGACGGCGCCCGCGCGCTGGAATACGTCAAGGGCTTCGGCTCGGTCACCGTGCTCAACGGCCACATCCACCAGGTGATGCAGAAGGTCGAGGGCAACGTCACCTTCCACACCGCGCGGTCGACCGCCTTCCCGCAGCCGGCGCCGGGTGCGGCGCCCTCGCCCGGCCCGATGAAGGTCGAGGATGCCAAGCTGCGCAGCATGCTCGGCGTCGCCAGCATCAACTTCAAGCAGAACAGCCAGCCGCTGGCGATCATCGACACGCCGCTGCAGGGCTAG
- a CDS encoding GFA family protein — translation MVGVTGGCHCGEIRYEVTGTPVVHALCHCTDCRRHAGAPMVGWVMVADDALKVTKGQPSIYRSSEHGRRHFCASCGTGLFYANGHMLPGFIDIQSGTYDDPGAVPATMHIQVAERLHWMETAHELPSFDRFPPTE, via the coding sequence ATGGTTGGCGTCACCGGTGGCTGTCACTGCGGCGAGATTCGTTACGAGGTGACTGGAACACCGGTCGTTCATGCGCTGTGTCACTGCACCGATTGCCGACGCCATGCCGGCGCGCCAATGGTCGGCTGGGTCATGGTCGCCGACGATGCGCTCAAGGTGACCAAGGGGCAGCCCAGCATCTATCGATCCTCGGAGCATGGCCGGCGGCACTTCTGTGCGAGCTGCGGGACCGGGCTTTTCTATGCCAACGGCCATATGTTGCCCGGGTTCATCGACATTCAAAGCGGCACCTATGACGATCCCGGCGCGGTGCCGGCCACGATGCATATCCAGGTCGCGGAGCGGCTGCACTGGATGGAAACGGCGCACGAGCTGCCGTCGTTCGATCGCTTTCCGCCGACGGAATAA
- a CDS encoding MFS transporter: MLETGQAFARAFATEPAATQMYRRYKWTALLGVSFCYLFYYLGRQTFGFAIPGIQKELGLSKEMLGWVSASMLWAYALGQSINGNLGDKWGGRVMMLAGAVLSFAANWATSFANGFIVLLLAWGLNGYFQAMGFAPGSRLLSNWWGHRHRGFVYSFYVGMSGFSSVLAYFVPIVILGTLGFDWRWIFRLSVFLMLFGAIVMFLVVRERPEDLGLTGPADEKSPEEADVDGAIDSTTSGARYRAVLSNWRLYATGLSIGFQNAARYALLVWVPVHFLGPNWKSTASVIDPVWITVALPVGMALGASTNSWISDVLFKSRRYLAIISYMVLAAIIALAMELVPHGSLIGIAGLFLCGFFVFGPASSFWALCPDIFGRRLAGTATGVLNFISYACAGIGEPLIGRFMDHTGNTAIIFPIVACLCAASAVSALLIRR, from the coding sequence ATGCTCGAGACAGGGCAGGCCTTTGCACGGGCGTTCGCAACCGAGCCGGCTGCGACGCAGATGTATCGGCGCTACAAATGGACGGCGCTGCTCGGCGTCTCCTTTTGCTATCTCTTCTACTACCTCGGACGGCAGACCTTCGGCTTTGCCATCCCCGGCATCCAGAAGGAACTCGGGCTCTCCAAGGAGATGCTCGGATGGGTCAGCGCATCGATGCTGTGGGCCTATGCGCTGGGCCAGTCGATCAACGGCAACCTCGGCGACAAATGGGGCGGCCGCGTCATGATGCTCGCCGGGGCGGTGCTGTCGTTTGCCGCGAACTGGGCCACGAGCTTCGCCAACGGCTTCATCGTGCTGCTGCTGGCCTGGGGTCTCAACGGATATTTCCAGGCCATGGGCTTCGCACCGGGCAGCCGGCTGCTGTCGAACTGGTGGGGGCACCGGCATCGCGGCTTCGTCTATTCGTTCTATGTCGGCATGTCCGGCTTCTCGTCGGTGCTGGCCTACTTCGTCCCGATCGTCATTCTCGGCACGTTGGGGTTCGATTGGCGCTGGATCTTCCGCCTGTCGGTGTTCCTGATGCTGTTCGGCGCCATCGTCATGTTCCTCGTGGTGCGCGAGCGCCCCGAGGATCTCGGCCTGACAGGCCCGGCCGACGAGAAATCTCCGGAGGAAGCGGACGTCGACGGCGCGATCGACAGCACGACCAGCGGCGCGCGCTATCGCGCGGTGCTCTCGAACTGGCGGCTCTACGCGACGGGCCTGTCGATCGGCTTCCAGAATGCCGCACGATACGCCCTGCTGGTCTGGGTTCCCGTCCACTTCCTCGGGCCGAATTGGAAATCGACCGCAAGCGTGATCGATCCAGTCTGGATCACCGTCGCGCTGCCGGTCGGGATGGCGCTCGGCGCATCGACCAACAGCTGGATTTCCGACGTCCTGTTCAAGTCGCGGCGCTATCTCGCGATCATCTCCTACATGGTGCTCGCCGCGATCATCGCGCTGGCGATGGAGCTGGTGCCCCACGGCAGCCTGATCGGGATTGCCGGCCTGTTCCTGTGCGGCTTCTTCGTGTTCGGTCCGGCATCGTCATTCTGGGCGCTCTGTCCCGACATCTTCGGCCGTCGCCTGGCCGGAACCGCAACCGGCGTGCTGAATTTCATTTCCTACGCCTGCGCCGGGATCGGCGAGCCCCTGATCGGGCGCTTCATGGACCACACCGGCAACACCGCCATCATCTTTCCGATCGTCGCATGCCTGTGCGCGGCGAGCGCCGTCTCCGCACTTCTGATCAGACGATAG